Proteins from a single region of Streptomyces sp. HUAS 15-9:
- a CDS encoding solute symporter family protein — MTTAASAAGSFPVFVVFAAFVASALFLALWVTTDRVAPGDFYVSDGRLTPARNGVALFGDYMSAATLLGSPGVVALAGYDGISYLLGPIVAWVVMLLLIAEPFHSTGRYTIGDSLGRRLRPRSVHLASGISAVVISLVYLIAQLVGAGVLAAPILGLDGTGARQIMVGALGILMVIYVLIGGMRATTAVQLVKAVLLLGGGGCLAVLVMSRCGWNPSVLLTRAADHSGLGEAFLRPGVRYGDDTVGRLDSLSLQLAVLLGAAGLPHLLMRLGAVPTARAARGSVTLATYLTVVFCLAGGVLGFGAMAVLGRGAITADSATGNSAVLLLAERLGGAFLLTVISCVAFTTILAVVAGIVLAASTALAHDLYQVGLRAGGASEKSELLVARGGVLLIGVTATGLSMYAQGQNISFLVGLAFAVAASAILPALLYHLYWKGFTTRGALWSIYGGLLSSVLLVLFSPALSGGPAALLPDMDFAVFPLSNPALVSIPLGFLFGWLGSVLDRRERGGAEYAELEARVLLGAGAGPSRGTGP; from the coding sequence ATGACCACTGCCGCATCCGCCGCCGGCTCGTTCCCGGTGTTCGTGGTCTTCGCCGCCTTCGTGGCCAGTGCGCTGTTCCTGGCCCTGTGGGTCACGACGGACCGGGTCGCCCCGGGCGACTTCTACGTGAGTGACGGCCGGCTCACGCCGGCACGCAACGGTGTCGCACTCTTCGGTGACTACATGTCGGCCGCGACCCTGCTCGGCTCCCCCGGAGTGGTCGCGCTGGCGGGGTACGACGGCATCTCCTATCTGCTGGGCCCGATCGTCGCCTGGGTGGTGATGCTCCTGCTGATCGCCGAGCCGTTCCACAGCACCGGGCGCTACACGATCGGCGACAGCCTGGGGCGGCGTCTGCGCCCTCGGTCCGTGCACCTGGCCTCCGGCATCTCCGCCGTCGTCATCTCCCTGGTGTACCTGATCGCCCAACTGGTCGGCGCCGGGGTGCTCGCCGCGCCGATCCTCGGTCTGGACGGCACCGGTGCGCGGCAGATCATGGTCGGTGCGCTCGGCATTCTCATGGTGATCTACGTGCTGATCGGCGGCATGCGGGCGACGACGGCCGTACAGCTGGTCAAGGCCGTCCTGCTGCTCGGCGGCGGCGGATGCCTGGCCGTCCTCGTCATGTCGCGTTGTGGCTGGAACCCCTCGGTCCTGCTGACCCGGGCGGCGGACCACAGTGGGCTGGGGGAGGCCTTCCTACGGCCGGGCGTGCGCTACGGCGACGACACCGTGGGCAGGCTCGACTCGCTCAGCCTGCAACTGGCCGTGCTGCTGGGGGCCGCGGGACTGCCGCACCTGCTCATGCGGCTCGGGGCGGTACCCACCGCACGTGCGGCACGCGGATCGGTCACGTTGGCGACCTATCTGACGGTGGTGTTCTGCCTGGCGGGCGGTGTGCTGGGATTCGGCGCGATGGCCGTGCTCGGACGCGGTGCCATCACCGCCGACAGCGCCACGGGCAACTCCGCCGTCCTGCTCCTGGCCGAGCGCCTCGGCGGGGCGTTCCTGCTCACCGTGATCTCCTGCGTGGCCTTCACCACGATCCTCGCGGTGGTCGCCGGAATCGTGCTGGCCGCGTCGACCGCGCTGGCACACGACCTCTACCAGGTCGGGCTGCGGGCCGGCGGGGCATCGGAGAAGAGCGAACTCCTGGTCGCCAGGGGCGGGGTCCTGCTGATCGGGGTCACCGCCACGGGACTGTCCATGTACGCCCAGGGCCAGAACATCTCGTTCCTGGTGGGCCTGGCCTTCGCCGTCGCGGCGTCCGCGATCCTGCCGGCGCTGCTGTACCACCTGTACTGGAAGGGCTTCACCACCAGGGGAGCGCTCTGGAGCATCTACGGCGGACTGCTCTCCTCGGTGCTGCTGGTGTTGTTCTCCCCCGCCCTGTCCGGAGGTCCGGCCGCGCTGCTGCCGGACATGGACTTCGCCGTCTTCCCGCTCAGCAACCCGGCGCTGGTGTCCATCCCGCTCGGCTTCCTGTTCGGCTGGCTGGGATCGGTCCTCGACCGGAGGGAACGGGGCGGGGCGGAGTACGCCGAACTGGAGGCGCGGGTCCTGCTGGGAGCCGGAGCCGGCCCGTCCCGCGGAACCGGCCCGTGA
- a CDS encoding long-chain fatty acid--CoA ligase, with the protein MPSRDPIHSTMQAVPLLVRRLLENGMRLHGGSEVVTATDTGTRSADYARVGRNAAALAHALAGLGVGHGDRVATFMWNNQEHLEAYLAVPAMGAVVHPLNIRLFPDQLTYIANHAEDTVVIVDGSLLPVFSALLPGMRTVRHVIVNGEAESALTPDATVSVHDYGRLLEGRPGSYDWPDLDENQAAAMCYTSGTTGNPKGVVYSHRSLYLHSLGISLPDLMNISARDRLLAIVPQFHAQAWGLPYAAFLTGASLVMPDRFLAPAPLARFIAASRPNKGAGVPTVWQGLADHVRQHPGADVSSLEEAVVGGSSCPPSLMRTYEDELGIRLLHAWGMTEVSPLGALARAPEGTEGEDAWRHRLSQGRFPAPVEARLIGQDGAVLPWDGLSIGELEVRGPWITGSYHLDDDPENFHDGWLRTGDVGTIGADGFLTLTDRVKDVIKSGGEWISSVELENHLMAHPAVAEACVVAVPDDKWGERPLATVVLRDGSGTTHDELRRFLAGKVAAWQLPERWALLEEVPKTSVGKFDKKTLRKQYADGELAVDVVS; encoded by the coding sequence ATGCCCAGCCGAGACCCCATCCACAGCACCATGCAGGCCGTGCCCCTGCTCGTGAGAAGACTGCTTGAGAACGGTATGAGACTGCACGGTGGCAGTGAGGTCGTCACCGCCACGGACACCGGCACCCGCAGCGCCGACTACGCCCGCGTCGGCCGCAACGCCGCCGCGCTCGCCCACGCGCTGGCCGGCCTCGGCGTAGGACACGGCGACCGGGTGGCCACCTTCATGTGGAACAACCAGGAGCACCTGGAGGCGTACCTCGCCGTGCCCGCCATGGGCGCCGTGGTCCACCCCCTGAACATCCGTCTCTTCCCCGATCAGCTCACCTACATCGCCAATCACGCAGAGGACACGGTCGTCATCGTCGACGGCTCCCTGCTGCCGGTCTTCTCCGCGCTGCTGCCCGGCATGCGCACGGTGCGGCACGTCATCGTCAACGGGGAGGCGGAGTCCGCGCTCACGCCCGACGCCACGGTGAGCGTCCATGACTACGGCCGGCTGCTGGAGGGGCGGCCAGGGTCGTACGACTGGCCGGACCTGGACGAGAACCAGGCGGCGGCCATGTGCTACACCTCCGGGACCACGGGCAACCCCAAGGGCGTCGTCTACAGCCACCGCTCGCTGTACCTGCACTCGCTGGGCATCAGCCTGCCGGACCTGATGAACATCTCCGCCCGGGACCGCCTGCTCGCCATCGTCCCGCAGTTCCACGCCCAGGCCTGGGGCCTGCCGTACGCTGCCTTCCTCACCGGCGCCTCGCTCGTCATGCCGGACAGGTTCCTGGCTCCCGCGCCGCTCGCGCGGTTCATCGCCGCCTCCCGCCCCAACAAGGGCGCAGGCGTGCCGACGGTGTGGCAGGGCCTGGCCGATCACGTCCGGCAGCACCCCGGCGCCGACGTCTCCAGCCTCGAGGAGGCCGTCGTGGGCGGCTCCTCCTGCCCGCCGTCGCTGATGCGGACCTACGAGGACGAGCTGGGCATCCGGCTGCTGCACGCCTGGGGGATGACCGAGGTCTCGCCGCTGGGCGCCCTGGCCCGCGCGCCCGAGGGCACCGAAGGAGAGGACGCCTGGCGCCACCGCCTCAGCCAGGGCCGCTTCCCGGCACCGGTGGAGGCCAGGCTCATCGGCCAGGACGGGGCCGTGCTGCCCTGGGACGGGCTGAGCATCGGGGAGTTGGAGGTGCGCGGTCCCTGGATCACCGGCTCCTATCACCTCGACGACGACCCGGAGAACTTCCACGACGGCTGGCTGCGCACCGGTGACGTCGGAACGATCGGTGCCGACGGCTTCCTCACCCTCACCGACCGGGTCAAGGACGTGATCAAGTCGGGCGGGGAGTGGATCTCGTCCGTCGAGCTGGAGAACCACCTCATGGCGCACCCGGCGGTGGCCGAAGCGTGCGTCGTCGCGGTCCCGGACGACAAATGGGGGGAGCGTCCCCTGGCCACGGTCGTGCTCCGGGACGGGAGCGGCACCACGCACGACGAACTGCGGCGGTTCCTCGCCGGCAAGGTGGCCGCCTGGCAGCTGCCGGAGCGCTGGGCGCTTCTCGAGGAGGTGCCCAAGACATCCGTCGGCAAGTTCGACAAGAAGACGCTGCGCAAGCAGTACGCGGACGGGGAGCTGGCCGTCGACGTCGTCTCGTGA
- a CDS encoding PucR family transcriptional regulator yields the protein MTVISQDKGVREDDGARTDDGMRRLVDVLLPGIDRFADLLTCRITEEEDAYRDHGHVKHDQLRTSCADNLHSMVTQLGRDALDLRVPHDTGRFKAEHGVPLSAVTHAYRLAGRFLWECVLSEAGDTVTREMPYVATAVWSVSDAFTDAVATAYRETMTERAHHDRQVRSLLLAALLDGRLDEGTHLWECADALRLPQRGVFAVVSAECGAGGRPADEDSLYDVEGALRVQGIWSVWRQEEDAQVGLLSLRSGRGLAQAMELIRRRGAGRVGVSPLFHGLEQVPSAFRQARLACACVEPGTSEVVSYGDSPVRLMVVSAPDSARHAVREVLSPVLELPSHERDVLLETLSRWFASGGSATETAARMYCHRNTVTYRLRRVLELTGRSPTDPVGASEIHLALEAHRLLTGLPSAGTPGT from the coding sequence ATGACTGTCATCTCCCAGGACAAAGGTGTACGCGAGGACGACGGCGCGCGAACGGACGACGGCATGCGCAGGCTGGTCGATGTGCTGCTGCCCGGGATCGACCGGTTCGCCGACCTCCTCACCTGCCGGATCACCGAGGAGGAGGACGCCTACCGCGACCACGGCCACGTGAAGCACGACCAGCTGCGCACCTCCTGCGCGGACAACCTGCACTCCATGGTCACCCAGCTGGGCCGGGACGCCCTCGACCTGCGCGTGCCGCACGACACCGGCCGCTTCAAGGCCGAGCACGGAGTGCCGCTGTCGGCGGTGACGCACGCCTACCGGCTCGCCGGACGGTTCCTGTGGGAGTGCGTCCTGAGCGAGGCGGGAGACACCGTCACCCGCGAGATGCCGTACGTCGCCACGGCCGTCTGGTCGGTCAGTGACGCCTTCACCGACGCGGTGGCGACGGCCTACCGCGAGACCATGACCGAAAGGGCCCACCACGACCGGCAGGTGAGAAGCCTGCTGCTCGCCGCGCTGCTCGACGGCAGACTGGACGAGGGCACGCACCTGTGGGAGTGCGCCGACGCGCTGCGGCTGCCGCAGCGCGGAGTCTTCGCCGTGGTGAGTGCCGAGTGCGGGGCCGGGGGACGTCCGGCGGACGAGGATTCGCTGTACGACGTGGAGGGCGCGCTGCGGGTCCAAGGCATCTGGTCGGTCTGGCGCCAGGAAGAGGACGCGCAGGTGGGGCTGCTCTCGCTGCGGTCTGGCCGGGGCCTTGCCCAGGCCATGGAACTCATTCGCCGGCGAGGCGCCGGACGGGTGGGGGTGAGCCCCCTCTTCCACGGCCTGGAGCAGGTGCCGAGCGCCTTCCGCCAGGCTCGGCTCGCCTGCGCCTGCGTCGAGCCGGGCACCAGCGAGGTGGTCTCGTACGGCGACTCACCGGTCCGCCTGATGGTGGTGAGCGCCCCGGACTCGGCCCGGCACGCGGTGCGCGAGGTGCTCAGCCCTGTTCTCGAACTCCCGTCGCACGAACGGGACGTGCTGCTGGAAACGCTGAGCCGGTGGTTCGCCTCGGGCGGGTCCGCCACCGAGACGGCCGCCCGGATGTACTGCCACCGCAACACCGTGACCTACCGTCTGCGGCGCGTACTGGAACTCACGGGGCGCTCACCCACCGACCCGGTGGGGGCGAGCGAGATCCACCTCGCTCTGGAGGCGCACCGTCTGCTGACGGGGCTCCCGTCCGCCGGAACGCCCGGCACCTGA
- a CDS encoding response regulator → MNEPTVRVLVVDDHPIVRDGVALALGNASWITVTGYASSGREAISEAERLVPDVVLLDLRLPDMLAPEVVRELRTHVPGVKVVIFTAYPEHAALEEALGAGAHAVVVKDAQRSDLMDVVRRVNAGERVVRTSPDHLLSVLLNRRLKESGLTRREYEILRRVAMGETNPEIADVLGLSRNTVKTYLQRTLEKLGARNRVEALARASERGIL, encoded by the coding sequence GTGAACGAACCGACGGTGCGCGTACTGGTCGTGGACGACCATCCCATCGTCCGCGACGGTGTCGCCCTGGCGCTCGGCAACGCCTCCTGGATCACCGTCACCGGGTACGCGAGCTCGGGGCGGGAGGCGATCAGCGAGGCCGAGCGGCTGGTGCCGGACGTAGTCCTGCTGGACCTGCGCCTGCCCGACATGCTCGCCCCCGAGGTCGTCCGGGAGCTGCGGACCCACGTCCCCGGCGTCAAAGTGGTGATCTTCACCGCCTATCCCGAGCACGCCGCCCTGGAGGAGGCACTCGGCGCCGGAGCGCACGCCGTGGTCGTCAAGGACGCGCAGCGTTCGGATCTGATGGACGTCGTCCGCCGGGTCAACGCCGGGGAACGGGTGGTCCGCACCAGTCCGGACCACCTGCTCAGCGTGCTGCTGAACCGAAGGCTCAAGGAGAGTGGCCTGACCCGCCGAGAGTACGAGATCCTGCGCAGGGTGGCGATGGGCGAGACCAACCCGGAGATCGCCGACGTGCTCGGCCTGAGCCGGAACACGGTCAAGACCTATCTCCAGCGGACGCTGGAGAAGCTGGGCGCCCGCAACCGCGTGGAGGCCCTGGCACGCGCGAGCGAGCGCGGGATCCTGTAG
- a CDS encoding GAF domain-containing sensor histidine kinase produces the protein MSDGSRDRPLPSALFELTEGYSQVLALLDQSVAMRRIVDDVPELGGVDVAWVGEPDGADRLVLGHVVHARTPAVDGLVVSAGCGLGGQVMLRRRPLWVSDYRRSDTITHHFNAQAETEGLGAMIAVPVIHDDRLLGVLYGANREPSLYGDRTTQALEQAASRAAAAAVVAERARHAAEVAVHEERRRLALDLHDTVGAMLFTLGTGIRTLAEELPAGDAVSARLADLEEQAIQAAAALRVSLHALHAPPEEVALGVALRGDCRAFQQRTGVIARLIMVTEVPGLAPGGIRALTDAAREALLNVEKHARARSVVMSVFTLSGGVCVTIADDGVGLPPEGGSSGGIGLSTMTERLERVGGRVNVGSNEDGGVTVQMWVPA, from the coding sequence GTGTCAGACGGGAGCCGGGACCGGCCACTGCCGAGCGCCCTGTTCGAGCTCACCGAGGGATACAGCCAGGTTCTCGCGCTGCTCGACCAGTCCGTAGCCATGCGCCGGATCGTGGACGACGTTCCCGAGCTGGGCGGCGTGGACGTCGCGTGGGTGGGCGAACCGGACGGGGCCGACCGGCTGGTGCTCGGGCACGTCGTGCACGCCCGCACGCCCGCCGTGGACGGCCTGGTCGTCTCGGCCGGGTGCGGGCTGGGCGGACAGGTGATGCTCCGGCGCCGGCCCCTGTGGGTCAGTGACTATCGCCGCTCCGACACCATCACCCACCACTTCAACGCACAGGCGGAGACCGAGGGGCTCGGTGCGATGATCGCCGTGCCCGTCATCCACGACGACCGGCTGCTGGGCGTCCTCTACGGCGCGAACCGCGAGCCCTCCCTGTACGGCGACCGCACGACGCAGGCCCTGGAACAGGCGGCGAGCCGGGCGGCGGCAGCCGCTGTAGTGGCGGAGCGTGCCCGTCACGCGGCGGAGGTCGCCGTGCACGAGGAACGGCGCCGGCTCGCGCTGGACCTGCACGACACCGTGGGGGCCATGCTTTTCACCCTGGGCACGGGCATCCGCACGCTGGCCGAGGAGCTGCCGGCCGGGGACGCCGTGTCGGCACGTCTGGCAGACCTGGAGGAGCAGGCGATCCAGGCGGCCGCCGCGCTGCGCGTGTCCCTGCACGCGCTGCACGCGCCCCCGGAGGAGGTGGCTCTCGGCGTCGCGCTGCGCGGTGACTGCAGGGCCTTCCAGCAGCGTACCGGCGTGATCGCCAGGCTGATCATGGTGACCGAGGTGCCGGGCCTCGCGCCGGGTGGGATCAGGGCACTGACCGACGCGGCGCGGGAGGCGCTGCTGAACGTGGAGAAGCACGCGCGGGCCCGTTCCGTCGTGATGAGCGTGTTCACCCTGTCCGGGGGCGTCTGCGTGACCATCGCCGACGACGGCGTCGGTCTGCCCCCGGAGGGCGGCTCCTCCGGGGGCATCGGCCTGTCCACCATGACGGAGCGCCTGGAACGGGTGGGCGGCCGGGTCAACGTCGGCAGCAACGAGGACGGCGGCGTGACTGTCCAGATGTGGGTGCCGGCGTGA
- a CDS encoding GMC family oxidoreductase: MYDYIIVGAGSAGCVLAARLSEDPDVRVLLVEAGPADDAQEIHVPAAFAKLFRSKYDWDYLTEPEPGLGDRRRYLPRGRMLGGSSSMNAMIYIRGNRRDYDSWAAAGAKGWGWDDVLPYFLRSEDHHGGASEWHGAGGPLPVSPGRSRSPLVDAFMAAARQAGHMVNPDFNGPEQDGVGYYELTQRGGLRCSTAAAYLKPARERPNLSVLTGAQCTRILFDAERAVGVEVDRDGTTQELRCEREVVLSAGAYNSPQLLMLSGIGVADELAALGITPRVDLPVGENLQDHPHLAVVHLTDTESLLTAETPENLRLLETEGRGPLTSNVGEGGGFFRTTDGLDAPDVQIHAVPAMFHQEGLGAATDHAFHIGAVLLAPTSRGKVLLRSALPSAKPRILHNYLTTEEDRATAVRALRLVLDIVGRPALRAHRRADFLTPASDSDADLLAYARRELQTLYHPTSTCAIGPVVDHELRVHGVAGLRVVDASVMPTVVRGNTNAPTIMIAERAADLIRGTAVGGV; the protein is encoded by the coding sequence ATGTACGACTACATCATCGTCGGCGCGGGATCCGCGGGCTGTGTGCTCGCCGCCCGGCTCAGCGAGGACCCGGACGTACGCGTCCTGCTCGTGGAGGCCGGCCCGGCCGACGACGCGCAGGAGATCCACGTTCCGGCCGCCTTCGCCAAGCTCTTCCGCAGCAAGTACGACTGGGACTACCTCACCGAACCCGAGCCGGGCCTGGGAGACCGCCGGCGCTATCTGCCGCGCGGCCGGATGCTCGGCGGATCCTCCTCGATGAACGCGATGATCTACATCCGCGGCAACCGCCGGGACTACGACTCCTGGGCCGCCGCCGGAGCCAAGGGCTGGGGCTGGGACGACGTCCTGCCGTACTTCCTGCGCTCCGAGGACCACCACGGTGGGGCCTCCGAGTGGCACGGCGCCGGCGGTCCGCTCCCGGTCAGCCCCGGACGCTCCCGCAGTCCCCTCGTCGACGCCTTCATGGCGGCGGCGCGGCAGGCCGGCCACATGGTCAACCCCGACTTCAACGGCCCCGAGCAGGACGGCGTCGGCTACTACGAGCTGACCCAGCGTGGGGGCCTGCGGTGCAGCACGGCCGCCGCGTATCTGAAGCCGGCGAGGGAACGCCCCAATCTGTCCGTGCTCACCGGGGCGCAGTGCACCCGGATCCTCTTCGACGCGGAACGGGCCGTCGGTGTCGAGGTGGACCGGGACGGGACGACGCAGGAGCTCCGGTGCGAACGGGAGGTCGTCCTCTCGGCGGGCGCGTACAACTCACCGCAGCTGCTCATGCTCTCCGGGATCGGCGTCGCCGACGAACTCGCGGCTCTCGGCATCACGCCCAGGGTGGACCTGCCCGTGGGCGAGAACCTCCAGGACCATCCGCACCTGGCCGTCGTCCACCTCACCGACACCGAGTCCCTGCTCACCGCCGAGACTCCCGAAAACCTGCGGCTGCTGGAGACCGAGGGCCGCGGGCCCCTCACCTCCAACGTCGGTGAGGGCGGCGGGTTCTTCCGGACCACCGACGGTCTCGACGCCCCGGACGTGCAGATCCACGCCGTACCGGCGATGTTCCACCAGGAGGGGCTGGGAGCGGCCACCGACCACGCCTTCCACATCGGTGCGGTGCTGCTCGCTCCCACCAGCCGGGGAAAGGTCCTGCTGCGTTCGGCGCTGCCCAGCGCGAAGCCGCGCATCCTGCACAACTACCTGACCACCGAGGAGGACCGGGCCACGGCGGTCCGCGCGCTGCGGCTGGTGCTGGACATCGTCGGACGGCCCGCCCTGCGGGCGCACCGCAGAGCGGACTTCCTGACGCCGGCGTCCGACAGTGACGCCGACCTCCTGGCGTACGCGCGTCGCGAGTTGCAGACCCTCTACCATCCCACGAGCACCTGCGCCATCGGCCCGGTGGTCGACCACGAGCTGCGCGTGCACGGGGTGGCGGGGCTGCGGGTGGTCGACGCGTCCGTCATGCCGACCGTCGTCCGGGGCAACACCAACGCGCCGACGATCATGATCGCGGAGCGGGCGGCCGACCTCATCCGCGGCACTGCTGTCGGCGGCGTCTGA
- a CDS encoding DUF485 domain-containing protein, translating into MSPAFPPPPSRGPDPGQGSGSWQDSGPWQDSGPWQGQQPWTDPGPRQRPAASGRPMPPPRAHPARYGAPAPYVPERPTDDPALLRLRAARRRPVFTVAGAVIALYLINALLASEARGVMAVRIAGPLNAGLAMSLLQCVTTVWAVRWYNRHARTHFAPGGPHPGDRSGSREDAR; encoded by the coding sequence ATGAGCCCGGCGTTCCCCCCGCCGCCGTCGCGGGGGCCCGATCCGGGGCAGGGCTCCGGTTCCTGGCAGGACTCCGGCCCCTGGCAGGACTCCGGCCCCTGGCAGGGACAGCAGCCATGGACGGATCCCGGCCCTCGGCAACGTCCCGCCGCTTCCGGGCGGCCGATGCCCCCGCCCCGTGCGCACCCCGCCAGGTACGGGGCACCGGCACCGTACGTCCCCGAGCGGCCCACGGACGATCCGGCCCTGCTGCGTCTGCGCGCGGCACGCCGGCGCCCGGTCTTCACCGTGGCCGGCGCAGTCATCGCGCTCTACCTGATCAACGCCCTGCTGGCGAGTGAGGCGCGCGGCGTGATGGCGGTACGGATCGCCGGGCCGCTGAACGCCGGCCTGGCCATGAGTCTCCTGCAGTGCGTCACCACCGTCTGGGCGGTCCGGTGGTACAACCGCCATGCCAGGACCCACTTCGCCCCCGGCGGCCCGCATCCGGGTGACCGGTCCGGCTCACGGGAGGATGCGCGATGA